The following proteins are co-located in the Proteiniborus sp. DW1 genome:
- the der gene encoding ribosome biogenesis GTPase Der, whose protein sequence is MARPIVAIVGRPNVGKSTLFNKLAGKRISIVEDMPGVTRDRIYAEGEWQNKYFTMIDTGGIEPRSNDIIMSQMRRQAEIAIETGDVILFVVDGIEGLTTTDREVADMLRKTNKKVILVVNKIDTPKTPDTIYEFYELGLGVPIVISAGQALGLGDLLDEVVKHFPEDKDVDYNEDIIKVAVIGKPNVGKSSLINKILGEERVIVSDIAGTTRDAIDTYFTHGEDEYVFIDTAGMRKRKRVNENIERYSVVRTLTAIERADVCIIVIDAVEGITEQDTKIAGYAHDNGKAAIIAINKWDLIEKETNTYLKFEEDVKRVLSFMSYAPIVFISAETGKRVEKLLDLVKVVSNNHAMRISTGTLNDIIGEAVLMNQPPSDKGRRLKIYYSTQVGIKPPKFVIFINDEELMHFSYARYLENQIRQSFGFEGTPIQFEFREKGEKGD, encoded by the coding sequence ATGGCTAGGCCAATAGTTGCAATAGTTGGAAGACCTAATGTAGGTAAATCTACTCTTTTCAATAAACTTGCTGGCAAAAGAATATCTATTGTTGAGGATATGCCTGGAGTTACAAGAGATAGAATATATGCAGAGGGTGAATGGCAAAACAAATATTTTACTATGATAGATACAGGAGGAATTGAACCTCGGAGCAATGATATAATCATGTCTCAAATGAGGAGACAGGCTGAGATAGCAATTGAAACAGGAGATGTCATACTTTTTGTAGTTGATGGAATAGAAGGTTTAACTACTACAGATAGAGAAGTAGCTGATATGCTTAGAAAGACTAATAAAAAAGTTATTCTAGTAGTTAATAAAATCGACACTCCAAAAACCCCAGATACAATTTATGAGTTTTATGAGTTAGGACTAGGGGTGCCAATTGTAATATCTGCTGGGCAAGCACTAGGTTTGGGTGACTTATTAGATGAGGTTGTCAAGCATTTTCCAGAGGATAAGGATGTCGATTACAATGAAGATATCATTAAAGTTGCAGTAATCGGTAAACCCAATGTAGGCAAATCATCTCTCATAAATAAAATATTAGGAGAAGAAAGGGTAATTGTCAGCGATATTGCGGGAACTACAAGAGACGCAATAGACACTTATTTCACTCATGGAGAAGATGAATATGTCTTTATAGATACTGCAGGAATGAGAAAAAGAAAGAGAGTAAATGAAAATATAGAAAGATACAGTGTAGTTAGAACATTAACAGCAATAGAGAGAGCAGATGTTTGTATAATAGTCATAGATGCAGTTGAGGGAATTACAGAGCAAGATACAAAGATTGCTGGATATGCACATGACAATGGAAAAGCTGCCATAATTGCAATAAACAAGTGGGATTTAATTGAAAAGGAAACAAACACATACTTGAAATTTGAAGAAGATGTAAAAAGAGTACTATCCTTTATGAGCTATGCTCCTATTGTATTCATTTCAGCTGAGACTGGAAAAAGAGTTGAAAAGCTACTGGATTTAGTAAAGGTAGTTTCCAACAATCATGCTATGAGAATATCTACTGGTACTTTAAACGACATTATAGGAGAGGCAGTATTAATGAATCAACCGCCTTCAGATAAAGGAAGAAGATTAAAAATATATTATAGTACACAAGTTGGTATTAAACCTCCTAAGTTTGTCATATTTATTAATGACGAAGAACTCATGCATTTTTCATATGCAAGGTATCTAGAAAATCAAATTAGGCAGTCCTTTGGCTTTGAAGGGACACCTATTCAGTTTGAGTTTCGAGAAAAGGGAGAAAAGGGGGATTAA
- a CDS encoding DUF512 domain-containing protein has protein sequence MEVNNYEVNTYYDGKNIIDNVDENSIAEELGIEPGDILISINDNKIIDIIDYKYLITDDFITMTIQKKDGELWDLEIEKDYYEDIGITFTNPLIDKAKNCRNKCIFCFIDQLPKGMRKTLYFKDDDSRLSFLQGNFITLTNLSDEEIDRIIRYRLSPINVSVHTTDPELRIKMLNNKNAGNVYSILKRFSEAGIEMNCQIVLIPGINDGDNLKKTLKDLSNLYPSISSVAVVPVGITRYREGLSQLKTYDYESANELLECIHSKQKEYLSEINTRFVFASDEFYVLANMPIPEFDEYEGFPQYENGVGLLRSFHQEVQEALNNIKKNSILNKSYTIATGTLAYDFINDIANMVTSKIEGLRLNVVPIINDFFGEKITVSGLITGKDLIEQLKRHEIGDGVIIPNSMLRRGDKVFLDDITVADVESSLNTNVIISDVDGGKFVDIFKNRMR, from the coding sequence ATGGAAGTAAATAATTATGAGGTTAATACCTATTATGATGGAAAAAATATTATAGATAATGTTGATGAGAACAGTATTGCTGAAGAATTAGGAATCGAACCGGGGGATATACTAATTTCAATAAATGATAATAAGATTATAGATATAATTGATTATAAATATTTAATTACAGACGATTTCATAACTATGACTATCCAAAAAAAAGATGGAGAGTTGTGGGACCTTGAAATCGAGAAAGATTACTATGAAGACATAGGAATTACTTTTACAAATCCGCTTATTGACAAAGCAAAGAATTGTAGAAATAAATGTATATTTTGTTTTATAGATCAGCTACCAAAGGGTATGAGAAAAACTCTATATTTTAAAGATGACGATTCTAGATTATCTTTTTTACAAGGTAATTTTATAACATTGACAAATCTTAGTGATGAGGAGATAGATAGAATAATTAGGTATAGACTAAGTCCAATTAATGTGTCAGTACATACTACGGATCCAGAACTAAGAATAAAGATGTTGAATAACAAGAATGCAGGAAATGTTTATAGTATTCTAAAAAGATTTAGTGAAGCAGGAATAGAGATGAATTGTCAGATTGTTCTCATACCTGGTATCAATGATGGAGATAATCTTAAAAAGACATTAAAAGACTTATCAAATCTTTATCCAAGTATATCTAGTGTTGCAGTAGTACCTGTAGGTATTACAAGATATAGAGAGGGATTAAGTCAATTAAAAACCTATGACTACGAAAGCGCTAACGAACTTTTGGAATGCATTCATAGCAAGCAAAAAGAATATTTAAGTGAAATTAATACTAGATTTGTTTTTGCTTCAGATGAGTTTTATGTCTTAGCAAATATGCCAATTCCTGAATTTGATGAATACGAGGGTTTCCCTCAATATGAAAATGGAGTAGGTCTCCTAAGATCATTTCATCAAGAGGTTCAGGAAGCACTTAATAATATCAAAAAGAATTCAATTTTAAATAAGAGCTATACTATAGCTACTGGCACTTTAGCATATGACTTTATTAATGATATTGCTAATATGGTGACATCTAAAATAGAAGGACTTAGATTAAATGTGGTACCAATAATTAATGATTTTTTTGGAGAAAAAATAACAGTTTCAGGATTAATTACAGGAAAAGATTTAATAGAGCAGTTAAAAAGACATGAAATAGGGGATGGAGTAATTATTCCTAATTCTATGCTTAGAAGAGGAGATAAGGTTTTTTTGGATGACATTACAGTTGCAGATGTTGAGAGCAGCTTAAATACTAATGTAATTATTTCTGACGTTGACGGTGGAAAGTTTGTTGATATTTTCAAAAATAGAATGAGGTGA
- the glyA gene encoding serine hydroxymethyltransferase: protein MDFSSLREFDPEIMKVIEQETERQRSKIELIASENFVSKQVMEAMGSQLTNKYAEGYPSKRYYGGCEYVDVAEELARERLKKLFGADHANVQPHSGANANLGVYFAVLKPGDKVLGMNLSHGGHLTHGSPVNISGTYYNFVAYGVNKETETIDYDEVREIALKERPRLIVAGASAYPRIIDFAKFREIADEVGAYLMVDMAHIAGLVAAGLHPNPVPYADFVTTTTHKTLRGPRGGAILCKEEYAKQIDKSIFPGIQGGPLMHIIAAKAVSFKEALEDDFKEYQKQVLKNAKTLADSLVEKGFRLVSGGTDNHLMLVDVSKKGLTGKKAEALLDHIGITTNKNTIPFETESPFVTSGLRIGTPAVTTRGMKEEDMKEIANIISLTFEEKTDENTLKGLVKSLCDRFPLY, encoded by the coding sequence ATGGATTTTAGTAGTCTAAGAGAGTTTGACCCAGAAATTATGAAAGTAATTGAGCAAGAAACAGAAAGACAAAGAAGTAAAATTGAACTTATTGCATCTGAGAACTTTGTAAGCAAGCAAGTTATGGAGGCAATGGGAAGCCAATTAACAAATAAGTACGCTGAAGGTTATCCAAGTAAGAGATACTATGGTGGTTGTGAATATGTTGATGTAGCAGAGGAGCTAGCTAGAGAGAGATTAAAGAAGCTTTTTGGAGCAGATCATGCTAATGTTCAGCCTCATTCTGGAGCAAATGCTAACCTAGGTGTATATTTTGCAGTATTAAAGCCTGGCGATAAAGTTCTGGGTATGAACCTTTCTCATGGTGGTCATTTAACTCATGGTAGTCCAGTTAATATATCTGGTACATACTATAACTTTGTTGCATATGGTGTAAATAAAGAAACTGAAACAATAGATTATGACGAAGTGAGAGAAATTGCTTTAAAAGAAAGACCAAGACTAATAGTTGCAGGTGCTAGTGCATACCCTAGGATAATAGATTTTGCGAAATTTAGAGAAATAGCTGATGAAGTAGGAGCATATCTAATGGTTGATATGGCTCACATAGCAGGTCTTGTAGCTGCAGGACTACATCCAAATCCAGTTCCTTATGCAGATTTCGTTACAACTACAACTCATAAGACACTTAGGGGACCTAGAGGTGGAGCTATTCTATGTAAAGAAGAGTATGCAAAGCAAATTGATAAATCAATTTTCCCTGGAATCCAAGGGGGGCCATTAATGCATATTATAGCTGCTAAAGCAGTTAGCTTTAAAGAAGCTCTAGAAGATGATTTTAAAGAGTATCAAAAACAAGTCTTAAAAAATGCTAAAACTTTAGCAGATAGTCTTGTTGAAAAAGGATTTAGACTAGTTTCAGGTGGAACTGACAATCATTTAATGCTTGTAGATGTTAGCAAAAAGGGACTAACAGGTAAGAAGGCAGAAGCTTTACTTGATCACATCGGTATAACAACAAATAAAAACACTATACCATTTGAAACAGAGAGCCCATTTGTTACAAGTGGTCTAAGAATCGGTACTCCTGCTGTTACTACAAGGGGTATGAAGGAAGAGGATATGAAAGAAATCGCAAATATTATTAGTCTTACATTTGAAGAAAAAACTGATGAAAATACTTTAAAAGGACTAGTTAAGTCACTTTGTGATAGGTTTCCACTTTATTAG
- a CDS encoding threonine/serine exporter family protein — protein METKKDAKRLLSMAILAGKMMLENGAETYRVEDTVSRICKSKKFITYAEPFVIPTGILLAIGFGDDILTYIQRTKSKTIDLNKIALVNEFSRDFVSSKMTIDEGFKRLEEIDNKKAYPGFVNALFGGIAGGFFSLLFGGTFFDFICAFLISIIVVKSNSILGKVNMIYFINNFIAAAVGTFFAIIAVKLGLGNNMDKIVIGIIMTLVPGVAITNAARDSMLGDFVAGMSRGLEAIIVALSVALGVGLMLIIFHGGM, from the coding sequence GTGGAAACAAAAAAAGATGCTAAAAGACTATTAAGTATGGCAATATTAGCAGGTAAAATGATGCTTGAAAATGGAGCAGAGACCTATCGTGTTGAAGATACGGTTTCTAGAATATGTAAGTCAAAAAAATTTATCACATATGCAGAACCCTTTGTAATTCCTACAGGAATACTTTTAGCAATTGGTTTTGGAGACGATATATTAACATACATACAAAGAACAAAAAGTAAAACTATAGACTTAAATAAGATAGCTCTAGTAAATGAATTTTCAAGAGATTTTGTTAGTTCAAAAATGACTATTGATGAGGGATTCAAGCGTCTTGAAGAAATAGACAATAAGAAAGCTTATCCAGGCTTCGTTAATGCTTTATTTGGTGGAATTGCTGGAGGATTTTTCTCCCTTTTGTTTGGAGGTACTTTTTTTGATTTTATTTGTGCCTTCCTCATAAGTATTATAGTTGTTAAATCAAATAGTATCCTTGGTAAAGTTAACATGATATATTTTATTAATAATTTCATAGCTGCAGCCGTAGGAACTTTCTTTGCAATAATAGCTGTTAAGCTCGGATTAGGAAATAATATGGATAAAATAGTAATTGGAATCATAATGACTTTAGTTCCTGGCGTAGCCATAACAAATGCTGCTAGAGATTCTATGCTTGGAGACTTTGTTGCAGGTATGTCAAGAGGCCTTGAAGCTATTATAGTTGCACTATCTGTTGCTCTTGGTGTAGGATTAATGTTAATTATTTTTCATGGGGGAATGTAA
- a CDS encoding threonine/serine exporter family protein, whose protein sequence is MSYIIQFIFAFLSTTGFAVFFNIPKDSVVKSSLCGAIGWLVYIISTKLLSSTIGATLIAAITVGLTGEFMAKKYKKPATIFTIPGIIPLVPGAGMYYTMLAVIDKNFIDAAESGTEAIFIAIAIAVGIIVSSSFSRALIKYKMKESK, encoded by the coding sequence ATGTCTTACATCATACAATTTATATTTGCATTTTTATCAACTACTGGCTTTGCTGTTTTTTTTAATATACCTAAAGATTCTGTCGTTAAGTCTAGCCTCTGTGGCGCAATAGGCTGGCTAGTATATATTATTTCGACTAAGTTACTCTCCTCTACAATAGGTGCAACGCTTATAGCAGCCATAACAGTAGGTTTAACAGGTGAGTTTATGGCAAAAAAATATAAAAAACCTGCTACCATATTTACAATACCGGGCATTATCCCATTAGTTCCTGGAGCAGGAATGTATTACACAATGCTAGCTGTAATTGATAAAAACTTTATTGATGCAGCAGAATCAGGTACGGAAGCTATATTTATTGCTATCGCTATTGCAGTAGGAATAATAGTATCTTCATCATTCAGTAGAGCTTTAATCAAATATAAAATGAAAGAATCTAAGTAA
- a CDS encoding metal-sensitive transcriptional regulator yields the protein METIKEKNNTDNILKRLRRIEGQIKGIQRMVNEEKYCGDILIQIAAARAALNKVGGIILESHMKDCLKKHLENKGEDEVLDNLIETMIKYTK from the coding sequence GTGGAGACTATTAAAGAAAAAAATAATACTGATAATATCTTAAAAAGACTTAGAAGAATTGAAGGCCAGATTAAAGGAATACAAAGAATGGTAAATGAAGAAAAGTACTGTGGAGATATTTTGATACAGATAGCAGCTGCTAGAGCAGCACTTAATAAAGTTGGAGGAATTATCTTAGAAAGTCATATGAAAGACTGCTTAAAAAAACATCTTGAGAACAAAGGAGAAGATGAAGTTTTAGATAATCTAATAGAAACCATGATTAAGTATACAAAGTAA
- a CDS encoding SoxR reducing system RseC family protein, with amino-acid sequence MEQVGLVVNTNRNTAMVVVGRASACGGSCASCSSSCKTPGISLEIKNTLGAKPGDYVELRAQTSQILKSAAIVYLIPLFAMIIGIIVGINIFMSAGYSNYESYGFIVGLVFLGLSYIILRIIDKKVKMRNKAIIEMIRIINN; translated from the coding sequence ATGGAACAAGTTGGGCTTGTAGTTAATACAAATAGGAACACAGCAATGGTAGTAGTTGGTAGGGCATCAGCATGTGGAGGAAGCTGTGCTTCATGTAGCTCAAGTTGTAAAACACCTGGTATTTCACTGGAAATCAAAAATACTCTTGGTGCTAAACCTGGAGACTATGTGGAATTAAGAGCACAAACAAGTCAGATTTTAAAATCTGCTGCAATTGTATATTTGATACCGTTATTTGCTATGATAATCGGAATTATAGTTGGTATAAATATTTTCATGTCTGCTGGTTATTCAAATTATGAATCATATGGTTTTATTGTAGGCTTAGTATTTCTAGGATTATCTTATATTATTCTAAGGATAATTGATAAAAAAGTCAAAATGAGAAATAAAGCTATTATTGAAATGATTAGAATAATAAATAACTAA
- a CDS encoding tRNA threonylcarbamoyladenosine dehydratase, whose product MLHSFSRTEMLIGTEGLQKLKESKIAVFGIGGVGSFSVEALVRSGVGSFVLVDDDDICLTNINRQIHATRKTIGKPKVEIMKDRILEINPKVKVVAHKELYNSDSAERLLEDDYTYVIDAIDMVSAKLDLIERCKSRNIPIISAMGAGNKLNPTMLEVSDIYKTSVCPLAKVMRKELRNRNIKSLKVVYSKEVPITPQSVGGNCKTDCICPNKDRTCSVRRQIPGSVSFVPSVAGLIIASEVIKDILGINNL is encoded by the coding sequence ATGCTGCACTCTTTTTCACGTACAGAGATGTTAATAGGTACAGAAGGATTACAAAAGCTGAAAGAAAGTAAAATAGCTGTATTTGGTATTGGGGGAGTTGGTAGCTTCTCAGTTGAGGCTCTTGTTAGGAGCGGAGTAGGTTCATTTGTACTTGTTGATGATGATGATATTTGCTTAACAAATATAAATAGACAAATTCATGCTACTAGAAAAACTATAGGAAAACCTAAAGTAGAGATTATGAAGGACCGCATTTTAGAAATCAATCCAAAAGTAAAAGTTGTTGCACATAAGGAACTATATAATAGTGATAGTGCTGAAAGGTTATTAGAAGACGATTACACATATGTAATAGATGCAATAGACATGGTCTCAGCTAAGCTAGATTTAATTGAGAGATGTAAAAGCAGAAATATACCAATTATTAGTGCCATGGGCGCAGGTAATAAGTTAAATCCAACTATGCTTGAGGTATCGGATATTTATAAAACTAGTGTATGTCCTTTAGCAAAAGTTATGAGAAAAGAGCTTAGAAATAGAAACATTAAAAGTCTAAAAGTTGTATATTCAAAGGAAGTACCTATAACACCACAGAGCGTTGGTGGTAATTGTAAAACAGATTGTATTTGTCCAAATAAGGATAGAACATGTTCTGTGAGAAGACAAATTCCTGGAAGCGTATCATTTGTTCCTTCAGTAGCTGGTTTAATTATTGCCTCTGAGGTTATTAAAGATATTTTGGGTATAAATAATTTATAA
- the aspS gene encoding aspartate--tRNA ligase codes for MGESMGKLRRTHMCGSLRLENEGQEVVLMGWVQKRRNLGSLIFVDLRDTSGIAQIVFDSNISEETFNKAEIIRSEYVLAVRGKVYKRQSINKELPTGEIEVFVEELKILDEAETPPIYIKDNDDVAESMRLKYRYLDLRKPSMQSNLRMRHKAAKLVRDFLDENYFVEVETPMLTKPTPEGARDYVVPSRVNPGKFYALPQSPQLFKQLLMVSGMDRYYQIVKCFRDEDLRANRQPEFTQIDIEMSFVDIEDVLALNEKLIYKIFKELKGIEISLPIDRMTYDEAMSRFGSDKPDLRFGFEIKCLSEIVKDSEFKVFSDAIKNGGDVRAININGYGDEFTRKNISQLEDFVKTYGAKGLAWIKITDEGITSPIAKFLKEEELTGIIEKMEAQKGDLILIVADKPSVVFASLGSLRVEVAKRLDLIKNDEYKLVWITEFPLFEFDEEENRYVAKHHPFTHPVDEDIDLLETAPEKVRAKAYDIVINGDEIGGGSIRINNSQLQERMFKALGFTMEEAWDKFGFLLEAFKYGAPPHGGIAYGFDRLVMLLTGSDNIRDVIAFPKTQSATCLLTNAPTALTDAQLSEIHVSTILNE; via the coding sequence ATGGGAGAGTCAATGGGAAAATTAAGAAGAACACACATGTGTGGAAGTCTTAGATTAGAAAACGAAGGGCAAGAAGTTGTATTAATGGGATGGGTTCAAAAAAGAAGGAATCTAGGGTCGCTGATTTTTGTAGATTTAAGGGATACATCTGGTATAGCTCAAATTGTATTTGATAGCAATATTTCAGAAGAAACTTTTAATAAAGCAGAAATCATAAGAAGTGAATATGTGTTAGCTGTTAGAGGTAAAGTATACAAGAGACAATCTATAAATAAAGAATTACCAACGGGTGAAATTGAAGTATTCGTAGAAGAACTTAAAATATTAGATGAAGCAGAGACGCCACCTATTTATATTAAGGATAATGATGATGTGGCAGAATCCATGCGTCTAAAATATAGATATCTTGACTTAAGAAAGCCTTCAATGCAAAGTAATTTAAGAATGAGACATAAAGCTGCAAAGTTAGTAAGAGATTTCTTAGACGAAAACTATTTTGTAGAAGTTGAAACGCCAATGTTAACAAAGCCTACTCCAGAAGGCGCAAGAGACTATGTAGTGCCAAGCAGAGTTAATCCAGGAAAATTCTATGCATTACCACAGTCACCACAGCTATTTAAGCAACTTCTAATGGTATCAGGCATGGATAGATACTATCAGATAGTTAAATGCTTTAGAGATGAAGATTTAAGAGCAAACAGACAGCCTGAATTTACTCAAATAGATATTGAGATGTCTTTTGTAGATATAGAAGATGTGTTGGCATTAAATGAAAAGCTAATCTATAAAATATTTAAGGAGCTAAAGGGAATAGAAATATCTCTTCCGATAGATAGAATGACTTACGATGAGGCTATGAGCCGATTTGGTTCAGATAAACCAGACTTGAGGTTTGGCTTTGAAATCAAATGTTTGTCTGAAATAGTCAAAGATAGTGAATTTAAGGTATTTAGTGATGCTATTAAGAATGGTGGAGATGTGAGAGCAATTAATATTAATGGTTATGGAGATGAATTTACTAGAAAAAATATTTCTCAGCTTGAAGACTTTGTTAAGACATACGGAGCAAAGGGATTGGCATGGATTAAAATAACTGATGAAGGTATCACATCGCCTATAGCTAAGTTCCTGAAAGAAGAAGAGCTAACTGGAATAATTGAAAAGATGGAAGCACAAAAGGGTGACTTAATTTTAATAGTTGCTGATAAACCATCTGTGGTATTTGCATCATTAGGAAGCTTAAGAGTAGAAGTGGCTAAGAGACTTGATTTAATAAAGAATGACGAATATAAATTAGTTTGGATAACTGAATTCCCGTTATTTGAATTTGATGAAGAAGAAAATAGATATGTAGCCAAACATCATCCATTTACTCATCCAGTAGATGAAGATATAGACCTATTAGAAACAGCACCAGAAAAGGTAAGAGCAAAGGCTTATGATATTGTAATAAATGGAGATGAAATAGGTGGGGGAAGTATTAGAATAAATAACTCTCAGCTACAAGAAAGAATGTTTAAAGCACTAGGATTTACTATGGAAGAAGCATGGGATAAGTTTGGATTTTTATTAGAAGCATTTAAGTATGGAGCACCACCACACGGCGGAATAGCATATGGATTTGATAGGCTAGTAATGCTTCTTACAGGCAGCGACAACATAAGAGATGTTATAGCTTTCCCTAAAACACAAAGTGCAACATGTCTACTTACAAATGCGCCAACTGCATTAACAGATGCACAGTTATCGGAGATACATGTAAGTACTATATTAAATGAATAA
- the hisS gene encoding histidine--tRNA ligase, with product MLTKAPKGTKDVLATEVYKWQYLEKVFREVCESFGYKEIRTPVFEHTELFERGVGETTDVVQKEMYTFEDKAGRSITLKPEGTAPVVRALIEHKLYSGPLPLKFFYITPCYRYERPQAGRLREFHQFGIEVFGSDQPAVDVEVMALVYNFYKALNVDGIGLNINSIGCSKCRTEYNIKLRNFLEEKLHNLCETCQSRYEKNPMRILDCKNEKCQAEILDAPIMINHLCDECNEHFEKVKEYLELADIKYNVDPKIVRGLDYYTKTAFEFISNEIGSQSTVCGGGRYDGLVEELGGPSTPAVGFGMGIERLLLTLENNGIEIPKEKGLDIFIVTIGEKADKEAFRLLNDLRKNEISADKDYLGRSIKAQFKYSDKLEAQYTIVIGDDEVDKGVVSLKNMHSGEQQEVALVNLIDELKSRLGR from the coding sequence ATGTTGACAAAGGCTCCTAAGGGGACTAAAGATGTGTTAGCAACAGAAGTATATAAATGGCAGTACCTAGAGAAAGTCTTTAGAGAAGTATGTGAGAGCTTTGGCTACAAAGAAATAAGGACTCCAGTTTTTGAGCATACAGAGCTTTTTGAAAGAGGAGTAGGAGAGACAACAGATGTAGTTCAAAAAGAGATGTATACTTTTGAAGATAAGGCAGGTAGAAGCATAACTTTGAAACCAGAGGGAACAGCGCCAGTAGTTAGAGCACTTATAGAACATAAGCTATATTCAGGGCCATTGCCGTTAAAGTTTTTCTATATTACTCCATGTTATCGTTATGAGAGACCACAGGCTGGAAGGCTAAGAGAGTTTCATCAATTTGGTATAGAGGTGTTCGGAAGTGATCAACCTGCTGTAGATGTGGAAGTAATGGCTCTTGTATATAACTTCTATAAGGCTCTTAATGTAGATGGCATAGGCTTAAATATTAATAGTATTGGTTGTTCGAAATGTAGAACGGAATATAATATTAAGCTAAGAAATTTCTTAGAAGAAAAGCTTCACAACCTTTGTGAAACATGTCAATCAAGATATGAAAAAAATCCTATGAGGATATTAGATTGTAAAAATGAAAAATGCCAAGCTGAGATACTAGATGCTCCGATTATGATTAATCATTTATGTGATGAATGTAATGAGCATTTTGAAAAGGTTAAGGAGTACCTAGAATTAGCAGATATTAAGTATAATGTAGACCCTAAGATAGTACGAGGATTAGACTACTATACTAAAACTGCATTTGAGTTTATTTCCAATGAAATAGGTTCTCAAAGTACAGTATGTGGTGGAGGCAGATATGATGGACTTGTAGAAGAGCTTGGAGGTCCTTCAACACCTGCTGTTGGATTTGGAATGGGGATAGAAAGACTATTACTTACACTAGAGAATAATGGAATAGAAATACCTAAAGAAAAAGGTTTGGATATATTTATAGTTACAATAGGAGAAAAGGCTGATAAAGAGGCATTTAGGCTATTAAATGACCTTAGAAAAAATGAAATATCAGCTGATAAGGATTATCTAGGTAGAAGTATAAAAGCTCAATTTAAATATTCTGATAAACTCGAAGCTCAATATACAATAGTAATTGGTGATGATGAGGTAGATAAAGGAGTAGTATCACTAAAAAATATGCATTCCGGGGAACAGCAAGAAGTTGCTTTAGTAAATTTAATAGATGAATTGAAATCTAGATTAGGGAGGTAG